A genome region from Thermoanaerobacterium xylanolyticum LX-11 includes the following:
- the fliR gene encoding flagellar biosynthetic protein FliR: MELSYYILNNVQYFLIVFVRMLGIFILTPLFGTKTLPSTFKIGLAFFTSIMIFELVNVKIDANNLYQYVEIVFNEFLIGLLIGLSSMISFSAIYLAGQIIDYQLGFSIVNVLAAGEETQVPLIGNFVYILTLLLFLLIDGHHKLFQLLFQSYSMIPVGTPFLHLESINTVITKIVSDMFVLGFRISAPIVVSTLLTDITLSIISRTIPQLNVFMIGMPIKIFVGIFTLFIMLPMYLAVIDVLFNGMYSDIFALFKSIVKG, translated from the coding sequence ATGGAGTTAAGTTATTATATTTTAAACAATGTACAGTACTTTTTAATAGTATTTGTTAGAATGCTGGGAATCTTTATATTGACACCGCTTTTTGGGACTAAGACATTGCCTTCCACGTTTAAAATAGGACTTGCTTTTTTTACATCAATAATGATTTTTGAATTAGTAAATGTGAAAATTGATGCAAATAATTTATATCAATACGTTGAAATTGTTTTTAATGAGTTTTTGATTGGCTTATTGATTGGTTTGTCTTCTATGATTTCATTTAGCGCTATATATTTGGCTGGACAAATAATAGATTACCAATTGGGCTTTAGCATTGTCAATGTCTTGGCGGCTGGTGAAGAAACACAGGTGCCTTTAATTGGAAATTTTGTATATATACTTACATTATTATTGTTTTTACTTATAGACGGTCATCACAAGCTTTTTCAGTTGCTTTTTCAAAGTTATAGTATGATACCTGTAGGCACGCCATTTTTACATTTAGAAAGCATTAATACAGTCATTACAAAGATTGTATCGGATATGTTTGTTTTAGGATTTAGAATAAGCGCACCGATTGTTGTGTCAACTTTGCTTACAGATATAACTTTAAGCATAATATCAAGGACAATACCACAATTAAATGTATTTATGATAGGTATGCCTATAAAAATATTCGTTGGCATTTTTACATTGTTTATTATGCTGCCAATGTATTTAGCGGTTATTGACGTCTTGTTTAATGGAATGTACTCAGATATATTTGCGCTTTTTAAATCAATTGTCAAAGGATGA
- a CDS encoding DEAD/DEAH box helicase family protein produces the protein MKVKRYIADNYQDALKLIKAEMGSDAVILQQSSYKERGLRGLFKKKKVEVVAAVEENKIDERDLFIKDLYEIKSLLREFKHNEIKDESKKDLAYELVSRGVDDKLSKILTDGINEVSDSNLETLQKRIVNFIGPPKKITGLNEKKRAVFIGPTGVGKTTTIAKIASNLILREKKKVLLITADIFRIAGAEQLKIYGEILGVPVMVVNNIFDLNRLEGEISKYDVVLIDTAGRSHTDSKKMQELKTFLQYGTYDEVYLCLSAATKNSDIKKIIKSYDFIDEYNLLFTKLDETDNYSVILNSIYYSKKSVSYVTDGQMVPDDISLADSKMIAQNILKGN, from the coding sequence GTGAAAGTTAAGCGATATATTGCAGATAATTATCAAGATGCTTTAAAACTTATTAAAGCTGAAATGGGTAGCGATGCGGTAATATTGCAACAGAGCAGTTACAAAGAAAGAGGATTGAGAGGCCTATTTAAAAAGAAAAAAGTTGAAGTTGTAGCTGCAGTAGAAGAAAACAAAATTGATGAAAGAGATCTGTTTATTAAAGATTTGTATGAAATCAAGTCGCTTCTAAGAGAGTTTAAACATAATGAAATAAAGGATGAAAGTAAAAAAGATCTGGCCTATGAACTTGTTTCAAGAGGCGTTGATGATAAATTGTCGAAAATTCTGACTGATGGTATAAATGAGGTTTCGGATAGCAATTTAGAGACATTGCAAAAGAGAATTGTAAATTTTATTGGTCCTCCAAAGAAAATAACCGGCTTGAACGAGAAAAAACGTGCTGTTTTTATTGGACCTACAGGTGTCGGTAAAACGACGACGATTGCAAAAATTGCTTCTAATCTAATTTTGAGGGAAAAGAAAAAAGTATTGTTAATAACTGCGGATATATTTAGAATTGCTGGCGCAGAACAATTAAAAATTTATGGTGAGATTTTAGGTGTACCTGTAATGGTAGTTAACAATATTTTTGATTTAAATCGATTGGAAGGTGAAATAAGCAAATACGATGTGGTTTTGATTGATACTGCTGGAAGAAGTCATACTGATTCTAAGAAAATGCAGGAATTAAAAACCTTTTTGCAGTATGGTACCTATGACGAAGTTTATCTTTGCCTAAGCGCAGCTACAAAAAACAGCGATATTAAAAAAATTATAAAATCGTACGACTTTATAGATGAGTACAATCTTCTTTTTACTAAGTTAGATGAGACAGATAATTATAGTGTTATTTTAAATTCAATATACTACTCAAAAAAGTCTGTATCATACGTAACAGATGGTCAGATGGTACCTGATGATATTAGTTTAGCTGATAGTAAAATGATTGCACAAAATATTTTAAAGGGGAATTAA
- a CDS encoding flagellar brake protein — protein sequence MVNIKPGQKIEISIGKSSNKYVSKVDDVSADGTLLVETPIHNGHFVPIRIGSKVNVIFFNKDGLFTFDGIVINRFFGNLSFIQLKRVTDIEKLQRRQFFRLEKIMEFKYKLHEDDETFEKGVIKDISGGGFRAKVKKKVDVGTEIICYVKLSDETDELVQKCKVVRCNYFDDGYEIAAQYVDIQDRVREKIISFIFKEQRRLKRQQINF from the coding sequence ATGGTTAACATAAAGCCAGGGCAAAAGATCGAAATAAGTATTGGCAAAAGTAGCAACAAATATGTGTCAAAAGTTGACGATGTATCTGCAGATGGTACATTGCTTGTGGAAACACCGATACATAATGGACACTTTGTTCCAATAAGGATTGGTTCAAAAGTTAATGTCATCTTTTTTAACAAGGATGGATTATTTACTTTTGATGGAATAGTCATAAATAGATTTTTCGGCAATTTGTCGTTTATACAATTAAAAAGGGTAACTGATATAGAGAAGTTGCAAAGAAGACAATTTTTTAGATTAGAAAAAATAATGGAATTTAAGTATAAGCTACATGAAGATGATGAGACTTTCGAGAAAGGTGTCATAAAGGATATAAGTGGTGGTGGCTTTAGGGCAAAGGTTAAGAAAAAAGTAGACGTAGGGACAGAAATAATTTGTTATGTTAAGCTAAGTGATGAAACTGATGAATTGGTCCAAAAATGTAAAGTGGTAAGGTGTAACTATTTTGATGATGGATATGAAATAGCCGCTCAATATGTCGATATACAAGATAGAGTAAGAGAAAAGATAATATCATTTATTTTTAAAGAGCAAAGACGATTAAAAAGACAGCAGATAAACTTTTAA
- the flhA gene encoding flagellar biosynthesis protein FlhA translates to MKFSDLIAAIFVVGIVLIIIIPVPSILLDFLLILNISLSIIILLTTMYVKDAMDFSVFPSILLITTLMRLSLNISSTRLILTSGFAGNVIHAFGSFVIGNNPIVGFIVFIIIAIVQFIVITKGAERVSEVSARFTLDAMPGKQMSIDADLNAGIINDKEAKERRKKIQEEAKFFGSMDGASKFVKGDAIVGIIIMIINIIAGLIIGMTIKGMDINQAINTYTILTVGDGLVSQIPALLISTATGIIVTRTASESNMGNDVIMQLIKEPRVLQMTGILLILMAFVPMLPAIPLLIIGSLFTYLGFSNRKKNLTNDEVKKDDLKELEEIRDPKRAYDLLQLDPIELEFGYELIPIASSELLDRIVMIRRQIALDLGLVVPMVRLRDNIQLKPNEYIIKIRGNEVGKGDVYVNKYLCMQVGEISSDIKGISTREPAFGLPALWIDDSEKQKAEMLGCTVVDVPSVISTHLTNIIKRHSDELLGRQEVKELLDNIKLSNPALVEEIVPKLLSLGDIEKVLCNLLREEISIRDMVTILETLADYAPTTKDTDVLTEYVRQSLKRAITNKYAKDGKLQVITLDPEVERSIQNAINQTEHGSYLALPPDSMQKILKAVHNIIKKITIKGEQPIILTAPIIRFYLRKLIEQISKDIVVLSYNELLPNVEVFSVGTVKLSES, encoded by the coding sequence TTGAAATTTTCAGATTTAATTGCAGCAATATTTGTCGTAGGAATTGTTTTAATAATAATCATTCCTGTTCCATCTATATTATTGGATTTTTTGCTTATTTTAAATATATCGCTATCCATCATAATACTGCTTACGACAATGTATGTTAAGGATGCTATGGATTTTTCTGTTTTTCCATCAATATTGCTTATAACGACTTTGATGAGATTATCTCTTAATATTTCTTCTACTCGTTTGATTTTGACGTCTGGATTTGCAGGCAATGTGATTCATGCATTTGGAAGTTTTGTCATTGGCAATAACCCCATAGTAGGATTTATAGTGTTTATTATAATTGCAATTGTACAATTCATTGTAATAACAAAAGGTGCTGAAAGAGTGTCCGAAGTTTCCGCAAGATTTACTCTTGACGCAATGCCAGGCAAACAAATGTCAATTGATGCAGATTTAAATGCTGGAATAATAAACGACAAAGAAGCAAAAGAAAGAAGAAAGAAAATTCAGGAAGAAGCAAAGTTTTTTGGTTCAATGGATGGCGCAAGTAAATTTGTAAAGGGAGATGCCATCGTTGGAATCATAATCATGATAATAAATATAATTGCGGGATTAATCATTGGAATGACTATTAAAGGCATGGATATAAATCAAGCCATAAATACTTATACGATTTTGACTGTTGGTGATGGATTGGTAAGTCAGATTCCAGCTCTTTTAATATCGACAGCCACTGGTATCATAGTCACAAGGACCGCATCAGAGTCCAATATGGGCAACGATGTGATAATGCAGCTTATAAAAGAGCCAAGGGTTTTACAAATGACAGGTATTTTGCTTATTCTGATGGCATTTGTTCCTATGCTTCCTGCCATTCCATTGCTTATAATAGGTTCATTGTTTACATATTTGGGATTTTCAAACAGGAAGAAAAATTTAACAAATGATGAAGTTAAAAAAGATGACTTAAAAGAATTGGAAGAAATTAGAGATCCTAAAAGAGCTTACGATTTATTGCAATTGGATCCGATTGAACTGGAATTTGGATACGAGTTGATTCCAATTGCCAGCAGTGAATTATTAGACAGAATTGTAATGATTAGAAGGCAAATTGCTTTGGATTTAGGTTTAGTCGTACCTATGGTAAGGTTGAGAGATAATATTCAGCTTAAACCAAACGAGTACATAATCAAAATAAGAGGCAACGAAGTAGGGAAAGGCGATGTGTATGTAAATAAATATTTGTGTATGCAAGTTGGCGAAATAAGCAGCGATATAAAGGGTATAAGCACGAGAGAACCGGCTTTTGGATTGCCTGCTTTATGGATTGACGATAGCGAAAAACAAAAAGCTGAAATGTTGGGATGTACAGTAGTCGATGTTCCATCTGTCATTTCTACACATCTTACAAATATCATAAAGAGGCACTCAGACGAACTTTTAGGAAGGCAGGAGGTTAAAGAGCTTTTAGATAATATAAAGCTGTCAAATCCAGCTTTGGTTGAAGAAATTGTGCCAAAATTACTAAGCTTAGGCGATATTGAGAAGGTTTTGTGTAACTTGTTAAGAGAGGAAATTTCGATTAGAGATATGGTAACTATTTTGGAAACTTTAGCTGATTATGCGCCAACTACGAAAGATACCGATGTTTTAACAGAGTATGTAAGACAATCATTAAAAAGAGCTATAACAAACAAGTATGCTAAAGACGGTAAACTCCAAGTGATAACATTGGATCCGGAGGTTGAGAGGTCAATACAAAACGCTATAAATCAGACTGAACATGGATCGTATTTAGCGCTTCCGCCTGATTCAATGCAAAAAATATTGAAGGCTGTACATAACATCATAAAAAAGATTACGATTAAGGGCGAACAGCCAATTATACTTACAGCACCAATTATACGATTCTATTTGCGAAAATTAATCGAGCAAATTTCGAAAGATATAGTCGTTTTATCGTACAATGAACTTTTGCCTAATGTAGAGGTATTTTCTGTAGGGACGGTGAAACTAAGTGAAAGTTAA
- a CDS encoding chemotaxis protein CheC, which yields MNINKINETYIDVLKELGNIGSGNAITALASLIGKKIDMKIPTVRLMELNEVQDIFGLADTIIVGIYFDLEGSVNGNILFSLDIESASYLIQYLMGVNVGDEFTEIEKSALEEIGNIMAGSYVSSLSTLTNLDMKISPPAISIDMAGAILSVPAIKFSELSDKILFIETEFFEGNKLIKGDFFLIPDIESFDKILNALGVELDG from the coding sequence ATGAATATAAATAAGATAAATGAGACATACATCGATGTACTTAAAGAGCTTGGAAATATAGGCTCAGGAAACGCTATAACAGCTTTAGCATCTTTGATAGGCAAAAAAATAGATATGAAAATCCCTACTGTACGACTGATGGAATTAAACGAAGTACAGGATATATTTGGACTTGCCGACACTATTATTGTGGGAATATATTTTGATCTTGAAGGAAGTGTGAATGGCAATATTTTATTTTCTTTAGATATTGAAAGTGCTTCTTATTTGATTCAATATTTGATGGGAGTCAATGTTGGCGATGAATTTACAGAAATCGAAAAATCAGCATTAGAAGAAATAGGCAATATTATGGCAGGGAGTTATGTGTCTTCGCTGTCTACATTGACAAATTTGGACATGAAAATATCACCTCCTGCAATCAGCATTGATATGGCAGGTGCTATATTAAGTGTTCCTGCGATTAAATTTAGTGAATTATCTGATAAAATTTTGTTTATTGAGACAGAGTTTTTTGAAGGAAATAAATTAATAAAAGGCGATTTCTTTCTTATACCTGATATAGAATCATTTGATAAAATACTTAACGCACTTGGAGTTGAATTAGATGGATAA
- a CDS encoding MinD/ParA family ATP-binding protein, whose product MDQAERLRYLFQQNNAKRCRVITVTGGKGGTGKTCISVNLSIALKKIGYKVLIVDADIGFSNAEIELGVVSNYTLYDVLYGNKKIVDVINDGPVGVKFISTGGNFDLVNGNIDLNVFFNNIKILDNYFDYIIVDTGAGINKTVKSFIDMSDDVIIVTTPEPTAIMDAYILIKTINDLSDKNLYLIVNKVANQSEYVSVYERLNNALINFLGASIINLGFVHEDAKISECIKMQIPIVLKYQYSKPSKDIAKIAEVLTNYKTDKKKEGLLGIFRKMFLNGGGINNG is encoded by the coding sequence ATGGATCAGGCGGAGAGGCTTAGGTATCTATTTCAACAAAACAATGCAAAAAGATGCAGAGTCATAACCGTTACAGGTGGAAAAGGAGGAACTGGGAAAACATGCATTTCTGTTAATCTATCTATAGCGCTAAAAAAGATTGGGTATAAAGTTTTAATTGTTGATGCTGATATAGGGTTTTCTAATGCAGAGATAGAGTTAGGTGTTGTGTCAAATTATACATTGTACGATGTGCTGTATGGGAACAAAAAGATCGTTGATGTCATAAATGATGGACCTGTTGGGGTGAAATTTATTTCAACAGGAGGAAATTTTGATTTAGTAAATGGCAATATAGATCTAAATGTATTTTTTAACAATATTAAAATATTAGATAATTACTTCGACTATATAATTGTTGATACTGGAGCTGGAATTAATAAAACGGTAAAAAGTTTTATAGATATGTCAGATGATGTGATAATTGTAACCACACCAGAGCCAACTGCCATAATGGATGCTTACATACTTATTAAAACAATTAATGACTTAAGCGATAAAAATTTGTATTTAATAGTTAATAAAGTTGCTAATCAAAGCGAATATGTTTCTGTTTATGAAAGGCTTAACAATGCACTTATTAACTTTTTGGGCGCTTCAATAATTAATCTTGGTTTTGTACATGAAGATGCCAAAATAAGCGAATGTATAAAAATGCAAATTCCTATTGTGCTAAAGTATCAGTATAGTAAGCCTTCAAAAGATATCGCGAAAATTGCCGAAGTCCTTACAAATTATAAGACGGATAAAAAGAAAGAAGGGCTTCTCGGAATATTTAGAAAAATGTTTTTGAATGGTGGAGGCATTAATAATGGTTAA
- the fliQ gene encoding flagellar biosynthesis protein FliQ: MDPGLVLDIGREALMVTMMVSAPLLIISLLVGLIISIFQATTQIQEQTLTFVPKILAIFASIILFGPWMLTVLINYTQKLILNINSFIR, from the coding sequence ATGGATCCGGGATTAGTTCTTGATATAGGCAGAGAAGCATTAATGGTGACCATGATGGTTTCTGCGCCACTTCTAATTATATCATTGCTTGTAGGATTAATAATAAGTATTTTTCAGGCCACAACACAAATTCAAGAGCAGACGTTGACATTTGTGCCGAAAATTTTAGCAATATTTGCATCTATTATATTGTTTGGTCCATGGATGCTTACGGTACTTATTAATTATACTCAAAAATTAATATTAAATATTAACAGTTTTATCAGGTAG
- the flhB gene encoding flagellar biosynthesis protein FlhB, whose amino-acid sequence MKLQIFAGEKTEPATPKRRQDARKKGQVFQSREVTSALVTIAGFLVIYFTVQNSIAEIMNLIKFLFLNYGGASDNVFTINGIYKLFEMVFSVFIKLILPTIATVFIIALISTYAQVGFVFTLETLNFKLERLNPLDGLKRMFSKRSLLELVKSIIKISILAYVMYSFLIGQYKGIPQLLDMSVQDLIKYNMNIFAGILLRISLVLVVLGAIDYVYQWREYESNLRMSKEDIKEEFKETEGNPQIKSEIRKKQRQISMRRMMQNIKKADVVITNPTHIAVALMYDNEINDAPVVVAKGQDYIAQKIKEEAIKYSIAIVENKPLAQSLYKTTEIGDSIPPELYKAVAEVLAYVYSLRGE is encoded by the coding sequence TTGAAGCTACAAATTTTTGCAGGTGAAAAAACAGAACCGGCAACACCCAAGAGAAGGCAAGACGCAAGGAAAAAAGGACAAGTATTTCAAAGTAGAGAAGTTACTTCAGCACTTGTAACAATAGCAGGTTTTCTCGTCATATATTTTACAGTGCAAAATAGCATTGCTGAAATCATGAATTTAATCAAATTCCTTTTTTTAAATTATGGTGGTGCCAGCGATAATGTATTTACGATTAATGGCATATACAAGTTGTTTGAGATGGTGTTTTCTGTTTTTATAAAACTGATTTTGCCAACCATTGCAACGGTATTTATAATAGCTCTTATATCAACTTATGCGCAAGTTGGATTTGTGTTTACTTTAGAGACTTTGAATTTTAAATTAGAAAGATTAAATCCTCTTGATGGTTTAAAAAGGATGTTTTCTAAAAGGAGTTTATTAGAACTTGTAAAGTCAATCATTAAAATTAGCATATTGGCGTACGTAATGTATTCATTTTTGATAGGTCAGTATAAGGGTATTCCACAACTTTTAGATATGTCTGTGCAAGATCTTATTAAATATAACATGAACATATTTGCTGGCATATTGTTGAGGATCTCTTTAGTATTGGTGGTTTTAGGAGCAATAGATTACGTATATCAGTGGAGAGAATATGAATCAAATCTTAGAATGAGTAAAGAAGACATCAAAGAGGAATTTAAGGAAACTGAAGGCAATCCTCAAATAAAATCAGAAATTAGAAAGAAACAAAGGCAGATTTCCATGAGAAGGATGATGCAAAACATAAAAAAAGCCGATGTTGTCATAACGAACCCTACACACATTGCAGTAGCTTTAATGTATGATAACGAAATTAATGATGCACCTGTTGTCGTAGCAAAAGGACAAGATTATATAGCTCAGAAAATAAAAGAAGAAGCAATTAAGTATTCGATTGCGATTGTTGAGAATAAACCATTGGCTCAATCTTTGTATAAAACAACGGAAATCGGTGATAGCATACCGCCTGAATTGTATAAAGCAGTTGCAGAGGTTTTGGCTTATGTATATAGTTTGAGGGGAGAATAG
- a CDS encoding chemotaxis protein CheD, whose product MDNFTFRVGMADARVAKCPSKLVTVGLGSCVGIVLYDKVSKISGLVHIMLPYSDQSKNNSNKLKFADTGITALIDMMLELGADRKYIISKIAGGAQMFATKANLDIMNIGARNVIATKEVLSSLNIPLVSEDTGGNYGRTIEFDCESGKLLIKTIGHGVKFI is encoded by the coding sequence ATGGATAATTTTACATTTAGAGTAGGAATGGCCGATGCAAGAGTTGCAAAGTGTCCAAGCAAATTGGTTACAGTCGGTCTTGGGTCATGTGTGGGTATTGTCCTATATGACAAAGTAAGTAAAATATCTGGGCTTGTCCACATTATGTTGCCATATAGCGATCAAAGTAAAAACAACTCAAATAAACTTAAATTTGCCGATACAGGTATCACAGCATTGATAGATATGATGTTAGAGTTAGGTGCTGACAGAAAGTACATAATAAGTAAAATAGCAGGTGGCGCTCAAATGTTTGCAACAAAGGCAAACTTGGATATTATGAATATAGGTGCCCGCAATGTAATTGCTACTAAAGAAGTTTTATCGTCTTTAAACATACCATTGGTTTCAGAAGATACAGGTGGTAATTATGGTCGTACAATTGAATTTGACTGCGAAAGTGGCAAGCTGTTAATTAAAACAATCGGACATGGTGTAAAATTTATTTAG
- a CDS encoding chemotaxis protein CheW: MSMFVVTKLGGEEYGIEIDKVQSIEKITKITRVPKAPSFVKGVINLRGEIIPVISIRMLLKLDEVNYDDDTRIVIIKNNDIVIGIIVDNANEVVEINDESIDSIDVNSNLYKKESFIGRIGKVGNRILMLFDIDKLTTQQEVKI, translated from the coding sequence ATGAGTATGTTTGTCGTGACTAAATTAGGCGGTGAAGAATACGGAATAGAAATAGATAAAGTACAATCCATTGAAAAAATTACTAAGATAACAAGAGTTCCAAAAGCGCCTTCATTTGTAAAAGGTGTCATAAATTTGAGAGGCGAGATAATTCCTGTCATTTCAATTAGAATGTTGTTAAAATTAGACGAAGTCAATTATGACGACGATACAAGAATAGTCATCATAAAGAATAACGATATTGTAATAGGAATTATTGTAGATAATGCTAATGAAGTTGTAGAAATAAATGATGAAAGTATAGATTCGATAGATGTTAACAGTAATTTATACAAAAAGGAAAGTTTTATTGGGCGAATAGGAAAGGTAGGAAACAGGATATTGATGCTTTTTGATATAGACAAATTGACTACTCAGCAGGAAGTGAAGATATGA
- a CDS encoding chemotaxis protein CheA: MDTNQYLEIFLEESEEHIESLNENLLQLEKNPEDSHIVDEIFRSAHTLKGMAATMGFENMTKLTHKMEDVFQEIRNNSLKVSSNLMDVLFKCMDALSSMIGKISQSGDDAYDIDNLLKLLENGNSNEEIYVTNNSEESKAYTSNEVNLYEKDIIEKAASQGYKTYSIEVVIDKNCVMKSARAFIVFNTLDNLGDIIDSKPSVEDIEDEKFDDRFTVHLISKHDKDFVKSKLTAISEIQEINIEEILYSKEIKDNKNFEKTVNTNNDDQIKHNKTNKSVRVDIERLDNLMNLVSELIIIKTRLEGLESSEKNPDTIATIEYLERITTNLHDAVMKVRMVPVERVFNRFPRMVRDLSRELNKKITLNMFGQDTEVDRTVIDEIGDPLVHLIRNSIDHGVETPELRMRKGKPETGIINLKAYHEGNNVIIEVSDDGSGINFEKVKKKAYEKGMLSDEEANELSNEKLIRLLFEPGFSTSDKISDISGRGVGLDVVKNKIESLNGSIEVKTEKDKGTKFIIKLPLTLAIIQALLVMVGNEKYAFPLNSISEIVNKNKNEVHLVQGKEVVMYRGKVIPLIRLHNILDVESNEDNDEFICVIIKKGDNLAACSVDELIGQQEIVIKPLGKYLSNVKIIAGATILGDGQVALIIDSNNLF, from the coding sequence ATGGATACAAATCAATACTTAGAGATATTTTTGGAGGAATCTGAAGAACACATTGAGAGCTTAAATGAAAATCTTCTTCAGCTTGAAAAAAATCCTGAAGATTCACATATTGTAGATGAAATATTTAGATCCGCCCATACCCTAAAGGGAATGGCAGCCACAATGGGCTTTGAAAACATGACAAAATTAACTCATAAGATGGAAGATGTTTTTCAAGAAATTAGAAATAATTCATTGAAAGTTTCCAGCAATTTAATGGATGTATTGTTTAAATGCATGGATGCTTTAAGTTCTATGATTGGAAAAATATCTCAAAGTGGTGATGATGCGTATGACATTGACAATTTGCTTAAATTGTTGGAAAATGGCAATTCAAATGAGGAAATTTACGTAACCAATAATAGTGAAGAATCCAAAGCTTATACCAGCAATGAAGTGAATTTGTACGAGAAAGATATAATTGAGAAAGCAGCATCTCAAGGTTATAAAACGTATAGTATTGAAGTAGTTATTGATAAAAATTGCGTGATGAAGTCTGCAAGAGCTTTTATAGTATTTAATACATTGGATAATTTAGGCGATATTATAGATTCTAAGCCTTCAGTAGAAGATATAGAAGATGAAAAATTTGACGATAGATTTACCGTTCATTTGATTAGCAAACATGATAAAGACTTTGTAAAGTCAAAATTAACTGCAATATCAGAAATACAGGAAATAAATATCGAAGAAATATTGTATTCCAAAGAAATAAAAGATAATAAGAATTTCGAAAAGACGGTTAATACAAATAACGATGATCAAATAAAACATAATAAGACAAATAAAAGCGTTAGAGTAGATATTGAGAGATTAGACAATTTGATGAATTTAGTAAGCGAATTAATAATAATAAAAACACGGTTAGAAGGATTGGAATCAAGCGAAAAAAATCCTGACACTATTGCAACGATTGAGTATCTCGAGAGAATAACTACAAATCTTCATGATGCTGTGATGAAGGTAAGAATGGTACCAGTGGAAAGAGTTTTCAACCGTTTCCCAAGAATGGTAAGGGATTTATCTCGAGAGCTTAATAAAAAAATCACATTAAATATGTTTGGACAGGATACTGAAGTTGACAGGACTGTAATAGATGAAATAGGTGATCCATTAGTACATTTAATAAGAAATTCTATAGATCATGGTGTAGAAACACCTGAATTAAGAATGAGAAAGGGTAAACCAGAGACTGGCATTATAAATCTTAAGGCGTATCATGAAGGAAATAATGTAATAATTGAAGTAAGTGACGATGGTTCTGGTATTAACTTTGAAAAGGTGAAAAAGAAAGCTTATGAAAAAGGTATGCTATCCGATGAGGAAGCTAATGAGTTGTCAAACGAAAAATTAATAAGATTGTTATTTGAACCTGGATTCAGCACTTCTGACAAGATATCTGATATATCAGGTAGAGGGGTAGGACTTGATGTAGTTAAAAACAAAATAGAATCTTTGAACGGTTCTATAGAAGTCAAAACAGAAAAAGATAAGGGAACAAAGTTTATAATAAAATTGCCATTGACTTTGGCTATAATTCAGGCATTGTTAGTGATGGTTGGAAACGAAAAGTACGCATTCCCATTAAATTCAATATCGGAAATTGTAAACAAAAATAAGAATGAAGTGCATTTAGTACAGGGTAAGGAAGTTGTCATGTACAGAGGAAAAGTAATTCCATTGATAAGATTGCACAATATTTTAGATGTTGAGTCTAATGAAGATAATGATGAGTTTATATGTGTGATTATAAAAAAAGGTGACAATTTGGCTGCATGTAGTGTTGATGAACTTATAGGGCAGCAGGAAATAGTAATAAAACCATTAGGTAAATATTTAAGTAATGTAAAAATAATTGCTGGTGCAACAATATTGGGAGATGGGCAAGTAGCTTTAATAATAGATTCTAATAATTTATTTTAA